Proteins found in one Panicum hallii strain FIL2 chromosome 4, PHallii_v3.1, whole genome shotgun sequence genomic segment:
- the LOC112889293 gene encoding tetraspanin-19-like, translating to MAGRMVRSCVQTALKAVNSVVGLAGMAVILYALWMLRAWYREVADLDQRFPVPWFIYTFLGLGIFLCLLTCSGHIAAETANGHCLSCYMIIVFVLIILEGAITVDVFLNTNWEEDFPPDPSGKFDEFKDFVRSNFEICEWVGLSVVAAQVLSIILGMVLRTLGPDRETDYDSDDDTTVPARLPLLRNQSQHGPDYAEPNTSRRNDSWKLRILDKVNN from the exons atggcgGGGCGGATGGTGCGGAGCTGCGTGCAGACGGCGCTCAAGGCGGTGAACTCCGTCGTGGGGCTCGCCGGCATGGCCGTCATCCTCTACGCGCTCTGGATGCTCCGCGCGTGGTACAGGGAAGTCGCCGACCTCGACCAGCGCTTCCCCGTTCCCTG GTTCATCTACACATTTCTTGGCCTGGGGATCTTTCTGTGCCTGCTGACTTGCTCTGGGCATATTGCTGCGGAAACTGCAAATGGTCACTGCCTTTCTTGT TACATGATCATTGTATTTGTGCTTATTATACTGGAAGGTGCGATTACTGTGGATGTATTTCTGAATACCAACTGGGAAGAG GATTTCCCCCCTGACCCATCAGGCAAGTTTGATGAATTCAAGGACTTCGTGAGGTCAAATTTTGAGATATGCGAATGGGTAGGCCTCTCAGTGGTGGCTGCTCAG GTGTTATCAATCATTCTTGGGATGGTACTCAGGACCCTTGGGCCTGACCGAGAGACTGACTATGACAGTGATGATGACACCACTGTGCCTGCTAGGCTGCCTCTACTGAGAAACCAGTCCCAACATGGTCCAGACTATGCTGAACCTAACACATCTCGTAGGAATGATTCATGGAAACTGCGGATTTTAGACAAG GTCAACAACTAA